The proteins below are encoded in one region of Synchiropus splendidus isolate RoL2022-P1 chromosome 13, RoL_Sspl_1.0, whole genome shotgun sequence:
- the LOC128769858 gene encoding uncharacterized protein LOC128769858 — protein sequence MSSTSDFLRSRGVSEDIISLMEEQRIDSDVISLMDDESLANYIPCYGDRIALFNFCKTKQPPLKRKNGLLEKLREKMKLRNESAKGDTASKTKIQQIKRQKTTRNVAIGWIHNDGKIAKQVREKQGGGTRKVKMSTEAGLKDILEEGKKLFFPGGISPKGSELDFEFEVWDFKQNCLTDDTCQSIGNMYEAAKLTLLRFYIATRRKDEQDDASTTTGEVLALSHNGSENNSAEIEEVTVESSEVYVSLDISVDSEITFGPTYDAEEDTEVTLIYDGPAMPLSPPDPPDAMTITVHYSDTLNDMITAFSDDAILNKSLNVKRILPDNREEAGVGSGVLRDVLSCFWQEFYERCTLGTIVKVPFIRHDFPEEKWKAVGRILVKGYQDCCYFPNKLAFPFLEQVLFNCVYSDPKAHFLQFVSSQERDVLMEAMKDFSEVDLDDLVEVLDSYGCRRRITAETFPTILLEIAHKELVQKPMFVIDCWREVTLQHISISPEALNKLCSDLQPTSKKVCQLLRFATDLTPKQKEVASHLKKFIRELDEVKLQKFLRFCTGSDLVVTDTILVEFQEMTEFTRRPVGHTCGKVLHIAESYENFPDFRSEFNAVLESNIWMMDIV from the exons ATGTCATCGACCAGTGACTTTTTGCGCAGTCGAGGAGTTTCAGAGGACATCATCTCActtatggaggagcagagg ATTGATAGTGACGTCATCTCACTGATGGATGATGAAAGTCTTGCCAATTACATCCCCTGTTATGGAGACCgaattgctctcttcaattTTTGCAAGACAAAACAGCccccattaaaaagaaaaaacggacttttggaaaaactccgtgaaaaaatgaaactcagAAATGAAAGTGCGAAAGGGGACACTGCCTCAAAAACGAAAATACAACAGATTAAGAGGCAGAAAACCACAAGAAATGTTGCGATTGGATGGATACACAATGAtggaaaaatagcaaaacaggTGAGGGAGAAGCAGGGAGGAGGTACCAGAAAGGTTAAAATGTCCACAGAAGCTGGGTTAAAGGACATtcttgaggagggaaaaaaactgtttttccctGGTGGAATTTCTCCTAAAGGATCTGAATTGGACTTCGAGTTTGAGGTGTGGGATTTCAAACAGAATTGCCTCACTGATGACACCTGCCAGTCCATTGGCAATATGTACGAGGCAGCAAAACTGACGTTGTTGCGTTTTTACATTGCAACAAGGCGAAAAGATGAGCAAGATGATGCCAGCACAACGACAGGGGAAGTCTTGGCTTTGTCACACAATGGCAGTGAAAACAACTCTGCAGAAATTGAGGAGGTCACAGTTGAATCAAGTGAAGTCTACGTATCTTTGGACATTTCTGTTGATTCAGAAATTACTTTTGGTCCCACATATGATGCAGAGGAAGATACAGAGGTCACATTGATTTACGATGGTCCAGCTATGCCTCTCAGTCCACCTGATCCACCAGATGCGATGACAATAACTGTTCACTACTCTGACACATTGAATGATATGATTACAGCTTTCTCTGATGACGCCATCTTGAACAAATCACTGAATGTGAAACGCATATTACCAGATAAtagagaagaagcaggtgtTGGATCTGGAGTGCTGAGGGATGTTCTTAGCTGCTTCTGGCAAGAATTCTATGAACGATGCACCCTTGGTACAATAGTTAAAGTGCCATTCATCCGCCATGATTTTCCTGAGGAAAAGTGGAAAGCAGTTGGGAGAATCCTTGTTAAAGGTTACCAAGATTGTTGCTATTTCCCAAACAAACTTGCATTTCCCTTCCTCGAACAAGTGCTTTTCAACTGTGTTTACAGTGATCCAAAAGCCCATTTCCTGCAGTTTGTGAGCAGCCAGGAACGAGATGTGTTGATGGAAGCAATGAAGGACTTTTCTGAAGTGGACCTAGATGATCTTGTTGAAGTACTTGACAGCTATGGATGTAGAAGGAGAATCACAGCTGAAACCTTTCCCACAATACTGCTGGAAATAGCACACAAAGAGCTGGTCCAAAAGCCCATGTTTGTTATAGACTGCTGGAGGGAGGTTACTCTTCAGCATATCTCCATCAGTCCTGAAGCACTGAACAAATTGTGCTCTGACTTGCAACCAACTTCAAAAAAAGTCTGCCAACTGCTGAGATTTGCGACTGATTTAACCCCAAAGCAGAAAGAAGTGGCAAGTCATCTGAAAAAGTTCATCAGAGAGTTGGATGAAGTCAAACTTCAGAAGTTTCTCCGGTTTTGCACTGGCTCTGATCTTGTTGTTACAGACACCATTCTTGTGGAATTCCAGGAAATGACAGAGTTCACGAGAAGACCCGTGGGGCACACCTGTGGGAAAGTTCTGCATATTGCTGAAAGCTATGAAAATTTCCCAGATTTCCGATCAGAATTCAATGCAGTTCTCGAAAGCAATATTTGGATGATGgacattgtttaa